A part of Loxodonta africana isolate mLoxAfr1 chromosome 11, mLoxAfr1.hap2, whole genome shotgun sequence genomic DNA contains:
- the TXNL4A gene encoding thioredoxin-like protein 4A isoform X2 yields MYELYDPCTVMFFFRNKHIMIDLGTGNNNKINWAMEDKQEMIDIIETVYRGARKGRGLVVSPKDYSTKYRY; encoded by the exons ATGTATGAGTTATATGATCCTTGCACTGTCATGTTTTTCTTCAG AAACAAGCACATCATGATTGATTTGGGGACTGGCAACAACAATAAGATTAACTGGGCCATGGAGGACAAACAGGAGATGATTGACATCATAGAGACCGTCTACCGAGGAGCACGCAAGGGCCGGGGGCTGGTCGTGTCTCCAAAGGACTACTCTACCAAGTATAGATACTGA